One part of the Pristiophorus japonicus isolate sPriJap1 chromosome 21, sPriJap1.hap1, whole genome shotgun sequence genome encodes these proteins:
- the fbxl22 gene encoding F-box and leucine-rich protein 22 isoform X1, with the protein MQLTELNRECLLHIFSFLDKANRKSLSRTCRVLREVFLEPALWSLLCFSSPSDLRKDNFVLSPALRSLSICWHSSRVKVCNIEDWMKSSFQRDICNRHSNLVNSFLLQISDRSVRERAASFFSSLFCLCKTKCPNLLSVTLSGCGHLTDGYIVQILQKCTKLDTLKLENCARLTDKILEAVTIYGSSLRTLHVDFCRNISEEGLGLVRGKHPALCLSAERSATMIPDQPDKRGGLGRAMKKRLLW; encoded by the exons ATGCAGCTGACAGAGTTGAACCGGGAGTGCCTGCTTCATATATTCTCGTTTTTGGACAAGGCGAACAGGAAAAGCTTGTCAAGAACATGCCGAGTGCTCCGTGAGGTCTTTCTGGAGCCAGCTCTCTGGTCTCTGCTGTGTTTCTCTTCCCCCTCAGACCTGAGGAAGGATAACTTTGTGCTGAGCCCTGCCCTGCGCTCCCTGTCCATCTGCTGGCACTCCAGCCGGGTGAAAGTCTGCAATATTGAGGACTGGATGAAAAGCAGCTTCCAGAGGGACATCTGTAACCGCCACAGCAACCTGGTCAACAGCTTCCTGCTTCAGATCAGTGACAGGTCGGTCAGAGAGCGAGCGGCCAGCTTCTTTTCAAGCCTCTTCTGTCTGTGCAAAACAAA GTGTCCAAACTTGCTGTCGGTGACACTCTCTGGGTGTGGCCACCTCACTGATGGCTACATTGTACAAATCCTACAGAAATGCACCAAACTCGATACCTTGAAACTGGAGAACTGTGCTCGATTAACTGATAAAATTCTGGAGGCGGTGACTATCTACGGGAGCAGCCTACGAACCTTGCACGTGGATTTCTGTCGGAACATCAGCGAGGAGGGGCTTGGCCTGGTCCGGGGGAAACATCCCGCCCTGTGCCTCAGTGCGGAGAGAAGTGCTACCATGATCCCCGACCAGCCGGATAAACGCGGCGGCCTTGGGAGGGCAATGAAGAAACGGTTGCTATGGTGA
- the fbxl22 gene encoding F-box and leucine-rich protein 22 isoform X2, with translation MQLTELNRECLLHIFSFLDKANRKSLSRTCRVLREVFLEPALWSLLCFSSPSDLRKDNFVLSPALRSLSICWHSSRVKVCNIEDWMKSSFQRDICNRHSNLVNSFLLQISDRCPNLLSVTLSGCGHLTDGYIVQILQKCTKLDTLKLENCARLTDKILEAVTIYGSSLRTLHVDFCRNISEEGLGLVRGKHPALCLSAERSATMIPDQPDKRGGLGRAMKKRLLW, from the exons ATGCAGCTGACAGAGTTGAACCGGGAGTGCCTGCTTCATATATTCTCGTTTTTGGACAAGGCGAACAGGAAAAGCTTGTCAAGAACATGCCGAGTGCTCCGTGAGGTCTTTCTGGAGCCAGCTCTCTGGTCTCTGCTGTGTTTCTCTTCCCCCTCAGACCTGAGGAAGGATAACTTTGTGCTGAGCCCTGCCCTGCGCTCCCTGTCCATCTGCTGGCACTCCAGCCGGGTGAAAGTCTGCAATATTGAGGACTGGATGAAAAGCAGCTTCCAGAGGGACATCTGTAACCGCCACAGCAACCTGGTCAACAGCTTCCTGCTTCAGATCAGTGACAG GTGTCCAAACTTGCTGTCGGTGACACTCTCTGGGTGTGGCCACCTCACTGATGGCTACATTGTACAAATCCTACAGAAATGCACCAAACTCGATACCTTGAAACTGGAGAACTGTGCTCGATTAACTGATAAAATTCTGGAGGCGGTGACTATCTACGGGAGCAGCCTACGAACCTTGCACGTGGATTTCTGTCGGAACATCAGCGAGGAGGGGCTTGGCCTGGTCCGGGGGAAACATCCCGCCCTGTGCCTCAGTGCGGAGAGAAGTGCTACCATGATCCCCGACCAGCCGGATAAACGCGGCGGCCTTGGGAGGGCAATGAAGAAACGGTTGCTATGGTGA
- the fbxl22 gene encoding F-box and leucine-rich protein 22 isoform X4 gives MQLTELNRECLLHIFSFLDKANRKSLSRTCRVLREVFLEPALWSLLCFSSPSDLRKDNFVLSPALRSLSICWHSSRVKVCNIEDWMKSSFQRDICNRHSNLVNSFLLQISDSGFFAEGEIVGEMLKVTLADILGVSFGKCDLYNKKSRWLVLLNLGVKYVPKITLADIMRVGFAHSDVSNQKK, from the exons ATGCAGCTGACAGAGTTGAACCGGGAGTGCCTGCTTCATATATTCTCGTTTTTGGACAAGGCGAACAGGAAAAGCTTGTCAAGAACATGCCGAGTGCTCCGTGAGGTCTTTCTGGAGCCAGCTCTCTGGTCTCTGCTGTGTTTCTCTTCCCCCTCAGACCTGAGGAAGGATAACTTTGTGCTGAGCCCTGCCCTGCGCTCCCTGTCCATCTGCTGGCACTCCAGCCGGGTGAAAGTCTGCAATATTGAGGACTGGATGAAAAGCAGCTTCCAGAGGGACATCTGTAACCGCCACAGCAACCTGGTCAACAGCTTCCTGCTTCAGATCAGTGACAG cggttttttcgccGAGGGCGAGATTGTGGGCGagatgctgaaagtgacgctggccgatatattgggcgttagtttcggcaaatgtgatctttacaacaaaaaaagtaggtggttggtattattgaatcttggtgttaagtACGTGCCAaaaataacgctggccgatattatgagggttgggttcgcccattctgatgtttccaacCAAAAAAAATAG
- the fbxl22 gene encoding F-box and leucine-rich protein 22 isoform X3: MQLTELNRECLLHIFSFLDKANRKSLSRTCRVLREVFLEPALWSLLCFSSPSDLRKDNFVLSPALRSLSICWHSSRVKVCNIEDWMKSSFQRDICNRHSNLVNSFLLQISDSSASSVSPGKTRGQKMGARGRTPRAILHLVLRSSYSRPSICWARSLRTLRSLHCQAPAGIQPQGLLVLLWPFPPPLWRYQAQAPRHRAPQMSPGRR, translated from the exons ATGCAGCTGACAGAGTTGAACCGGGAGTGCCTGCTTCATATATTCTCGTTTTTGGACAAGGCGAACAGGAAAAGCTTGTCAAGAACATGCCGAGTGCTCCGTGAGGTCTTTCTGGAGCCAGCTCTCTGGTCTCTGCTGTGTTTCTCTTCCCCCTCAGACCTGAGGAAGGATAACTTTGTGCTGAGCCCTGCCCTGCGCTCCCTGTCCATCTGCTGGCACTCCAGCCGGGTGAAAGTCTGCAATATTGAGGACTGGATGAAAAGCAGCTTCCAGAGGGACATCTGTAACCGCCACAGCAACCTGGTCAACAGCTTCCTGCTTCAGATCAGTGACAG ctcagccagcagcgtgtccccaggcaagaccagaggccagaagatgggggcgcggggccggactccccgggcgatcctacatctggtgctgaggagctcctattctcgcccgtcaatctgctgggcccGTTCTCtacggactttgaggagcctgcattgccaggctccagcAGGCATTCAACCCCAAGGCcttctagtgctcctgtggccattcccacctccactctggaggtaccaggcccaagcacctcgccatagggcaccccagatgtccccaggacggcgctga